Proteins encoded in a region of the Gallalistipes aquisgranensis genome:
- a CDS encoding helix-turn-helix transcriptional regulator yields the protein MDMEIYGDILQMLIPMAMTICLGGFILLSLRSSGSRSRRLLAFTMLAWGLIYLGRTVGLAFSLFDVADVGAFSPLYLLVGNLYLIVLIPYPLEVIRPGWFTLRRVSLLLLPFLSVTAVYLLGVAFLSQSPADLDSIDDMLDRVDEFNVWFRLVILLSVTGYLVYLFRTIFRYETSYRQWCEENYASTENMEISWLRYYAVGIACIAVPYFWLIFDGGLYCNVVHNVVVQAFFGLALYKGLFHENPYAEKHFVRVLDERQACAGAESCEEPYGLPVVSESESYFRMKLPDYRDAVQTWMEESKPYLRKEFKLMDVAELLPLNRSYLSRVFNEGFGQSFCQVVRGYRLREAERLLTLRTEIPVREVAYRCGFSSPAVFHRVFAESHGGVTPNRYRRENVV from the coding sequence ATGGATATGGAGATATACGGAGATATTTTGCAAATGCTGATCCCGATGGCAATGACCATCTGCCTGGGCGGCTTCATTTTGCTGTCGCTGCGTTCCTCGGGTTCCCGTTCGCGGCGCCTGCTGGCCTTCACCATGCTGGCATGGGGACTGATCTACCTGGGACGGACGGTAGGTCTCGCTTTCAGTCTGTTCGATGTCGCGGATGTCGGAGCCTTCTCTCCCCTCTACCTGCTGGTCGGAAACCTGTATCTGATCGTGCTGATTCCCTATCCGCTTGAAGTGATCCGTCCGGGATGGTTCACGCTGCGGCGGGTGTCGTTGTTGCTGTTGCCCTTTCTTTCGGTGACCGCCGTCTATCTTTTGGGCGTCGCTTTTCTGAGCCAGTCTCCCGCCGATCTGGACAGTATCGACGATATGTTGGATCGCGTCGATGAATTCAATGTCTGGTTCCGCCTGGTGATTCTCCTTTCCGTGACGGGGTATCTCGTTTATCTGTTCCGGACCATTTTCCGTTACGAGACTTCTTACAGGCAATGGTGCGAGGAGAACTATGCTTCCACCGAAAACATGGAAATATCCTGGTTGCGTTACTATGCCGTCGGGATCGCCTGTATTGCGGTACCCTACTTCTGGCTGATTTTCGATGGAGGGCTCTATTGTAATGTGGTACACAACGTCGTGGTGCAGGCATTTTTCGGACTGGCGCTCTATAAGGGGCTGTTTCACGAAAATCCCTATGCCGAAAAACACTTTGTCCGTGTGCTCGACGAACGGCAGGCTTGTGCCGGGGCAGAGTCTTGTGAGGAACCGTATGGGCTGCCGGTTGTCTCCGAATCCGAAAGTTACTTCCGGATGAAACTACCCGACTACCGGGATGCCGTACAGACATGGATGGAGGAGTCGAAGCCCTATTTGCGCAAGGAATTCAAACTGATGGACGTGGCTGAACTGCTGCCACTCAACCGTAGCTATCTTTCCCGGGTTTTCAACGAAGGTTTCGGCCAGAGTTTCTGTCAGGTCGTGCGTGGTTATCGTCTGCGGGAAGCGGAACGGCTTCTGACTCTCCGCACGGAGATTCCTG